From Eptesicus fuscus isolate TK198812 chromosome 14, DD_ASM_mEF_20220401, whole genome shotgun sequence, one genomic window encodes:
- the TAS2R3 gene encoding taste receptor type 2 member 3 has protein sequence MSGLTKWVFLFLSVTLFVLGMLVNVFIVLVNGSSWVKSKKISLSDFIITNLALSRIVQLWILLFDCVKKILLSKLLFNGVLLQVTDIFWTFTNHLSIWLATCLGVFYCLKIANFSHPTFLWLKWRVARVVVWMLLGGLLLSCGDVMSLIHEFKIYYVLQGANNSGNVTEHFRELKNEYEVTRVLGTLWKLLPLIVCLASYILLILSLGKHTRQMQQNRTSLSDPSTEAHKRAIKMVLSFFLLLLFYFLAYLLTSFQYFLQGTVMTELITEVSAMFYPACHSCILILGNSKLKQTFVELLWCKSGHLKPGSKERFSP, from the coding sequence ATGTCAGGACTCACCAAGtgggtgtttctctttctttctgtcactCTGTTTGTTCTGGGAATGCTGGTGAATGTCTTCATTGTGCTGGTCAATGGCAGCAGCTGGGTCAAGAGCAAGAAAATCTCTTTATCTGACTTCATCATCACTAACCTGGCTCTCTCTAGGATTGTTCAGCTGTGGATTCTCTTGTTCGATTGTGTAAAAAAGATATTACTTTCCAAACTACTTTTTAATGGGGTATTACTGCAAGTTACTGATATTTTCTGGACATTTACAAATCATCTGAGCATTTGGCTTGCCACCTGTCTCGGTGTCTTCTACTGCCTGAAAATCGCCAATTTCTCCCACCCCACATTCCTCTGGCTCAAGTGGAGAGTTGCCAGGGTGGTAGTATGGATGCTGTTGGGTGGGCTGCTCTTATCATGTGGTGATGTCATGTCTCTGATTCATGAGTTTAAGATCTATTATGTTCTCCAGGGAGCTAATAACTCAGGGAATGTGACTGAGCACTTTAGAGAACTAAAGAATGAATATGAGGTGACCCGTGTTCTTGGGACACTGTGGAAACTCCTTCCCCTAATTGTGTGTTTGGCCTCCTACATCCTGCTCATCCTCTCCCTGGGGAAGCACACGCGGCAGATGCAGCAGAACAGAACCAGCCTCAGCGATCCAAGCACCGAGGCCCACAAGAGGGCCATCAAAATGGTCCTCTCCTTCTTCTTGCTCCTCCTGTTTTACTTTCTTGCCTATTTACTCACATCATTCCAGTATTTCCTACAAGGAACTGTAATGACTGAGCTGATTACAGAAGTAAGTGCAATGTTTTATCCTGCCTGCCACTCGTGTATTCTCATTCTGGGAAACAGTAAGCTGAAGCAGACGTTTGTGGAGCTGCTCTGGTGTAAGTCTGGTCATCTGAAGCCTGGATCCAAGGAACGCTTTTCCCCATAA